One genomic region from Amycolatopsis sp. FBCC-B4732 encodes:
- a CDS encoding ABC transporter ATP-binding protein, with the protein MIVTHALTKAYGRTVAVNAVDLDVREGDRYGFLGPNGSGKTTLVRMLLGLVYATSGEIEVLGKPVPKRVAEVLPEVGALVEGPAAYPHLSGRRNLALLDAAGRGGGRRTRRRRIDEALERVGLGGVDQRPVKAYSLGMRQRLGLAGALLRKPRLLILDEPTNGLDPQGIKEIRELLTELNAGGTTVFLSSHLLAEVEQLCTRVGVVDRGRLVLEEDLVALRAETGRVLVGTPDPAAAAAVLDGQLEARDGDRLVIRHADPAALNALLVEAGVRVTSIHAEQRTLEQVVLEVTGPGSDRFGAAG; encoded by the coding sequence ATGATCGTCACGCACGCGCTCACCAAGGCCTACGGGCGCACGGTCGCCGTGAACGCGGTCGACCTCGACGTCCGCGAGGGCGACCGCTACGGCTTCCTCGGCCCGAACGGCTCGGGCAAGACTACCCTGGTCCGGATGCTGCTCGGCCTGGTCTACGCGACCAGCGGCGAGATCGAGGTGCTCGGCAAGCCGGTGCCGAAGCGGGTCGCCGAGGTGCTGCCCGAGGTCGGCGCGCTCGTCGAAGGCCCGGCCGCGTACCCGCACCTGTCCGGGCGCCGGAACCTGGCCCTGCTCGACGCGGCCGGGCGCGGCGGCGGGCGGCGCACGCGACGGCGTCGCATCGACGAAGCACTCGAGCGGGTCGGGCTGGGCGGGGTCGACCAGCGGCCGGTCAAGGCGTACTCGCTGGGCATGCGGCAGCGGCTCGGGCTGGCCGGCGCGCTGCTGCGCAAGCCGCGGCTGCTGATCCTGGACGAGCCGACGAACGGCCTCGATCCCCAGGGCATCAAGGAGATCCGCGAGCTGCTGACCGAGCTGAACGCGGGCGGCACGACGGTGTTCCTCTCCAGTCACCTGCTGGCCGAGGTGGAGCAGCTGTGCACGCGCGTCGGCGTCGTCGACCGCGGCCGGCTGGTGCTGGAGGAGGACCTGGTCGCGCTGCGGGCCGAGACCGGCCGGGTGCTGGTCGGGACGCCGGATCCCGCCGCGGCGGCCGCGGTCCTCGACGGGCAGCTCGAAGCCCGCGACGGCGACCGGCTGGTCATCCGGCACGCCGACCCGGCGGCGCTGAACGCGCTGCTCGTCGAAGCGGGGGTGCGCGTGACGTCGATCCACGCCGAGCAGCGGACCCTGGAACAGGTGGTCCTCGAGGTGACGGGTCCGGGCTCGGACCGGTTCGGGGCGGCCGGGTGA
- a CDS encoding YceI family protein: protein MRARTSPPKRCSASARRDADLRKPHLLDSGAHPELTFTATGVRRDAEGWEVTGELRLRGTSCPLTLAVEADGTRVRATGTLDRAPLGVKAPRAMIGRYVAIAVEAELEPPS from the coding sequence GTGAGGGCGAGGACATCGCCGCCGAAGCGGTGTTCGGCTTCAGCCCGCCGCGACGCCGACCTGCGGAAGCCGCACCTGCTCGACAGCGGTGCCCACCCGGAGCTGACGTTCACGGCCACCGGCGTCCGGCGCGACGCCGAGGGCTGGGAAGTGACCGGCGAGCTGCGGCTGCGCGGGACGTCGTGCCCGCTGACGCTCGCCGTCGAGGCCGACGGGACGCGGGTGCGCGCGACGGGGACGCTCGACCGCGCGCCGCTCGGCGTGAAGGCGCCGCGCGCGATGATCGGCCGGTACGTCGCGATCGCCGTCGAGGCGGAGCTCGAACCGCCTAGCTGA
- a CDS encoding CHAT domain-containing protein, whose amino-acid sequence MSDALGKAVAAADLAFTAPAKARVLAEAALAEADGRAEAAAVAEHALGLAGVSVGRLADAETRLRAALRLADGAGLRERAAQTRGVLGYVLTLTGRTAEALRELDRAMPELTGQASARLRMQRAVVLTEISRFGDAAAGFADALETLRAAGGDDLIEATIRTNRSIVLARLGDWRGAEDDLRHAERGFAATGHIGRTAMVWQNRGLAATVRGDVPAALTAYDEAAARYREAGTDPGLLPIERAEALLSVRLIAEAREAATAAVADYGRRRNAVDLVQARLLLAKVALLDGDPGTALREASLARRSAVRQDRPGWAALGGYLALRARRDSGLRTAAMLRSGQRTAAALTDAGWVVPALDARLIVAALALELGRVEIARTELSFVGRAGRGGPAEMRARAWHATALLRLVHGDRRGADAALRAGVRVVDRFRAGLGASELRAHASGHASELTGLGLRLAAEAGHPEAVLRWAEWRHAGALRLRPARPPDDEGLAADLAALRQLAVDLATGTGDPRTLLRRQAELEKAVRDRARHAAGVSTSDIRVPSRAELAEALGPATLVEYVELDGRLSALAVTGGRLRRYALGPAAEAAERLDELRFAVRRAAFGLGSPGGLVERTARRLDELLLAPLPLGDGPLVIVPTGRLHELPWPVLPGCRGRPVSLAPSAALWHRAATAPRAEGGDHVVVAGPGLPHAAAEVAALARRYPGARRFTGRTARAEPVLAALDGAALGHIAAHGRFRTDNPLFSSLRLADGPLTVYDLERLARPPRHVVLSGCDSGRSAIHAGDELLGLASALLALGTTSLVATVLPIPDDAGRALMVRHHRHLAAGLPPAAALARAQSELPDSPAATSYVCYGAGS is encoded by the coding sequence ATGAGCGACGCGCTCGGCAAGGCCGTCGCCGCCGCGGATCTCGCGTTCACCGCGCCCGCCAAGGCGCGGGTGCTCGCCGAAGCCGCGCTCGCCGAGGCGGACGGGCGGGCCGAGGCCGCCGCGGTGGCCGAGCACGCGCTCGGGCTCGCCGGGGTGTCCGTGGGCCGGCTGGCCGACGCCGAGACGCGGTTGCGCGCCGCGCTCCGGCTGGCCGACGGGGCCGGGCTGCGGGAGCGGGCCGCGCAGACGCGCGGCGTGCTCGGCTACGTCCTCACGCTCACCGGCCGCACCGCCGAAGCCCTGCGCGAACTCGACCGCGCGATGCCGGAACTGACCGGGCAGGCGTCCGCGCGGCTGCGCATGCAACGGGCCGTCGTGCTCACCGAAATCAGCCGGTTCGGCGACGCCGCCGCGGGGTTCGCGGACGCGCTCGAGACCCTCCGGGCCGCCGGTGGCGACGACCTGATCGAGGCGACGATCCGCACCAACCGCAGCATCGTGCTGGCGCGCCTCGGCGACTGGCGGGGCGCCGAAGACGACCTGCGCCACGCCGAACGCGGGTTCGCCGCGACCGGCCACATCGGACGGACGGCGATGGTGTGGCAGAACCGCGGGCTGGCCGCCACCGTGCGCGGCGACGTCCCGGCCGCGCTGACCGCCTACGACGAAGCCGCCGCGCGCTACCGCGAAGCGGGCACCGATCCCGGGCTGCTGCCCATCGAACGCGCCGAAGCCCTGCTCTCGGTACGTCTGATCGCCGAAGCGCGCGAAGCGGCGACGGCCGCCGTCGCGGACTACGGACGCCGGCGCAACGCCGTCGACCTCGTGCAGGCGCGGCTGCTGCTGGCGAAAGTCGCGTTGCTCGACGGCGATCCCGGGACTGCGTTGCGCGAAGCTTCGCTGGCGCGGCGGTCCGCGGTGCGGCAGGACCGGCCCGGCTGGGCGGCGCTCGGCGGTTACCTCGCGCTGCGCGCCCGCCGCGACAGCGGCCTGCGGACCGCGGCGATGCTCCGGTCGGGACAGCGGACGGCGGCGGCGCTGACCGACGCGGGCTGGGTGGTGCCCGCCTTGGACGCGCGGCTGATCGTCGCGGCGCTCGCGCTGGAGCTGGGCCGCGTGGAGATCGCGCGGACCGAGCTGTCCTTCGTCGGCCGCGCCGGGCGCGGCGGGCCGGCCGAGATGCGCGCCCGAGCTTGGCACGCGACGGCGTTGCTGCGCCTGGTGCACGGCGACCGCCGGGGCGCGGACGCCGCGTTGCGCGCCGGGGTCCGGGTGGTCGACCGGTTCCGCGCCGGGCTCGGCGCGAGCGAGCTGCGCGCCCACGCGTCCGGGCACGCGAGCGAGCTGACCGGGCTCGGGTTGCGGCTCGCCGCCGAAGCGGGCCACCCGGAAGCCGTGCTGCGCTGGGCGGAGTGGCGGCACGCCGGTGCGTTGCGGCTGCGGCCCGCTCGGCCGCCGGACGACGAGGGCCTGGCCGCCGACCTCGCGGCGCTGCGCCAGCTCGCCGTCGACCTCGCCACCGGGACCGGCGACCCGCGGACCCTGCTGCGCCGCCAAGCCGAGCTGGAGAAGGCGGTGCGCGACCGCGCCCGGCACGCCGCCGGAGTGTCCACTTCGGACATCCGGGTCCCGTCCCGCGCGGAGCTCGCCGAAGCGCTCGGCCCGGCGACGCTCGTGGAGTACGTGGAGCTGGACGGGCGGCTGAGCGCGCTCGCCGTCACCGGTGGCCGGCTGCGGCGGTACGCGCTGGGCCCGGCGGCCGAAGCCGCGGAACGCCTGGACGAGCTGCGGTTCGCGGTGCGGCGGGCCGCGTTCGGCCTCGGCTCGCCCGGCGGCCTCGTCGAGCGGACCGCCCGCCGGCTCGACGAGCTGCTGCTCGCCCCGCTCCCGCTCGGCGACGGCCCGCTGGTCATCGTGCCGACCGGGCGGCTGCACGAGCTGCCGTGGCCGGTGCTGCCGGGCTGCCGCGGCCGTCCGGTGTCGCTCGCGCCGTCGGCGGCGCTGTGGCACCGCGCGGCGACCGCACCGCGGGCCGAGGGCGGCGACCACGTCGTCGTGGCGGGTCCCGGGCTGCCGCACGCCGCGGCCGAGGTGGCCGCGCTGGCCCGCCGCTACCCGGGGGCCCGCCGGTTCACCGGCCGCACCGCGCGGGCCGAGCCGGTGCTCGCCGCGCTCGACGGCGCCGCGCTCGGCCACATCGCGGCGCACGGCCGGTTCCGCACCGACAACCCGCTGTTCTCGTCGCTGCGCCTGGCCGACGGGCCGCTCACGGTGTACGACCTGGAACGGCTGGCCCGTCCGCCCCGCCACGTCGTGCTCTCGGGCTGCGACTCGGGCCGCTCCGCGATCCACGCGGGCGACGAGCTGCTGGGCCTGGCCTCGGCGCTGCTGGCGCTGGGCACGACGAGCCTGGTGGCGACGGTCCTCCCGATCCCCGACGACGCCGGCCGCGCCCTGATGGTCCGCCACCACCGCCACCTCGCGGCCGGCCTGCCCCCCGCCGCGGCCCTCGCCCGCGCCCAGTCGGAGCTGCCCGACTCCCCCGCCGCCACGAGTTACGTCTGCTACGGCGCCGGCTCGTAA
- a CDS encoding ABC transporter permease — MIGVELRKLALRPRVWVSVLLLCLLPAVVGVFLATADFAPPPGQGGAFLSAVVSDGALFPAAALALVLPLFLPIAVAVVAGDSIAGEAAGGTLRYLLARPAGRTRLLSAKMIAIAVYVTAAIVIVVLTSLVLGVILFGTGGNPGVAGPGGQPAGVTSLSGQSLSSSGLGLRLLGAVTYIVVSMLGFAAITMFLSTVSDSALGAALCGLAVLITSSVLETLDAAASVKPYLPTHYWLSWIDFFRDPVLWRNIDHGMLLQAGYIVVFFGAAWANFATKDVTS, encoded by the coding sequence GTGATCGGCGTCGAACTGCGGAAGCTCGCGTTGCGCCCGCGCGTGTGGGTCAGCGTGCTGCTGCTGTGCCTGCTGCCCGCGGTCGTCGGCGTCTTCCTGGCGACGGCCGACTTCGCGCCGCCACCCGGGCAGGGCGGGGCGTTCCTGTCGGCGGTGGTCAGCGACGGCGCGCTGTTCCCGGCCGCGGCGCTCGCGCTGGTGCTGCCGCTGTTCCTGCCGATCGCGGTCGCGGTGGTCGCGGGCGACTCGATCGCGGGCGAGGCGGCCGGCGGCACGCTGCGCTACCTGCTGGCGCGTCCGGCCGGCCGGACCCGGTTGCTGAGCGCGAAGATGATCGCGATCGCGGTCTACGTGACCGCGGCCATCGTCATCGTCGTGCTGACGTCGCTGGTGCTCGGCGTGATCCTGTTCGGCACCGGCGGCAACCCCGGCGTCGCCGGCCCGGGCGGGCAGCCGGCCGGCGTGACGTCGTTGTCGGGACAGTCGCTCAGCTCGTCCGGGCTCGGCCTGCGGCTGCTCGGCGCGGTGACCTACATCGTCGTGTCGATGCTCGGGTTCGCCGCGATCACGATGTTCCTGTCCACGGTGAGCGACTCGGCGCTGGGAGCCGCGCTGTGCGGGCTGGCCGTGCTGATCACCAGCTCGGTGCTGGAGACCCTGGACGCGGCGGCGTCGGTGAAGCCCTACCTGCCGACGCACTACTGGCTGTCCTGGATCGACTTCTTCCGCGATCCGGTGCTGTGGCGCAACATCGACCACGGGATGCTGCTGCAGGCCGGCTACATCGTCGTGTTCTTCGGGGCGGCGTGGGCGAACTTCGCGACGAAGGACGTCACGAGCTGA
- a CDS encoding DUF11 domain-containing protein: MAALATAFFAIAPAAQADTPTSAVSVSATTVLPGQTFTITQTIHNDRDFTVTFAKGAIYGNPTAITDVVDVVSCTNTTAVGCFQAGSSYRAAFGDLEAGGTKTTVWTLRVKDTAAPGQFTLQHQFVGDNYSFETLDGPLITVGQPSTQADVKVALAATGHGGLNARIDYTVTVTNNGPATATGIRVGATYASALSYAGGTGCVHVGTTRNVNCDVATLASGASATAKFSTNGGLLALGSYTTTAQRTASSPTDPNPANDSASKTCSALTGLIVTC; this comes from the coding sequence GTGGCCGCACTGGCCACGGCGTTTTTCGCAATCGCGCCCGCCGCGCAGGCGGACACGCCGACGAGCGCCGTCTCCGTGAGTGCCACCACGGTGCTGCCGGGGCAGACGTTCACCATCACGCAAACCATTCACAACGACCGCGATTTCACGGTGACTTTCGCGAAGGGTGCCATTTACGGAAACCCGACCGCGATCACCGACGTCGTCGACGTCGTCTCCTGCACCAACACCACGGCGGTCGGCTGCTTCCAGGCCGGCAGCAGCTACCGCGCCGCGTTCGGTGACCTCGAGGCGGGCGGCACGAAGACCACGGTGTGGACCTTGCGCGTCAAGGACACCGCGGCGCCCGGGCAGTTCACGCTGCAGCACCAGTTCGTCGGGGACAACTACTCCTTCGAGACCCTGGACGGGCCGCTCATCACGGTCGGCCAGCCGTCGACCCAGGCCGACGTCAAGGTCGCGCTCGCCGCGACCGGGCACGGCGGGCTGAACGCGCGCATCGACTACACCGTGACCGTGACGAACAACGGCCCGGCCACTGCGACCGGGATCCGCGTCGGGGCCACGTACGCCTCGGCCCTGTCCTACGCCGGCGGCACCGGCTGCGTCCACGTCGGCACCACCCGGAACGTGAACTGCGACGTCGCCACCCTGGCCAGCGGCGCCTCGGCGACGGCGAAGTTCTCGACGAACGGCGGCCTGCTCGCGCTCGGCTCGTACACCACGACGGCGCAGCGGACGGCGAGCTCGCCGACCGATCCCAACCCCGCCAACGACAGCGCGTCGAAGACGTGCTCGGCGCTCACCGGGCTCATCGTGACCTGCTGA
- the folP gene encoding dihydropteroate synthase, which translates to MTSHRPEVVFRGRRMPGDRALVMAIVNRTPDSFYDQGATFAEDAAREAVDRAVAAGADIVDIGGVKAGEGPEIDVDEESRRVVPFVAEVRERHPGLVISVDTWRHEVGRQVCEAGADLLNDTWAGADPKLVEIAAEFGAGYVCSHVGGMPLRTDPYPAPTPDRPFWPRYDDVVADVVAELTTAAERTVAAGVPRGGVLVDPTFDFGKSTRHGLSLLRHFDRLVATGWPVLVALSNKDLIGETLDVEARDRLAGTLAATAIAAHAGAAVFRAHNVRETREAVAAVAGLSTVD; encoded by the coding sequence ATGACGTCACACCGGCCGGAGGTGGTCTTCCGGGGCCGCCGCATGCCCGGCGACCGCGCGCTGGTCATGGCCATCGTGAACCGCACGCCCGACTCGTTCTACGACCAGGGCGCGACCTTCGCCGAGGACGCGGCGCGCGAAGCCGTGGACCGCGCGGTCGCGGCCGGTGCCGACATCGTGGACATCGGCGGCGTCAAGGCGGGCGAGGGCCCCGAGATCGACGTCGACGAAGAGAGCAGGCGCGTGGTCCCGTTCGTCGCCGAGGTGCGCGAGCGCCACCCGGGGCTGGTGATCAGCGTCGACACGTGGCGGCACGAGGTCGGCCGCCAGGTCTGCGAGGCCGGCGCCGACCTGCTCAACGACACCTGGGCCGGCGCCGACCCGAAACTGGTCGAGATCGCCGCCGAGTTCGGCGCGGGCTACGTCTGCTCCCACGTCGGCGGCATGCCGCTGCGGACCGACCCGTACCCCGCGCCGACCCCGGACCGCCCGTTCTGGCCGCGTTACGACGACGTCGTCGCGGACGTCGTCGCCGAGCTGACGACGGCGGCCGAGCGGACGGTCGCCGCGGGCGTCCCGCGCGGCGGGGTGCTCGTCGACCCGACGTTCGACTTCGGCAAGAGCACCCGCCACGGCCTTTCGCTGCTCCGCCACTTCGACCGCCTGGTGGCGACCGGCTGGCCGGTGCTGGTGGCGCTGTCGAACAAGGACCTGATCGGCGAGACGCTCGACGTCGAAGCCCGCGACCGCCTGGCGGGCACCCTCGCGGCGACGGCGATCGCGGCGCACGCGGGGGCGGCGGTGTTCCGCGCCCACAACGTCCGGGAGACGCGGGAAGCCGTGGCGGCGGTCGCGGGCTTGTCTACTGTGGACTGA
- a CDS encoding class I SAM-dependent methyltransferase, which produces MAHLVMPGEPDRRLFSPHSRQAVPAGDGLSADAARHAMAAGAALLWRGTYPAARQLLDAVRRRLPAPPPPDDFARYRAGRAHRAKLLSLLHVPLEPGHVVPLRRAPDVRAACTAVYGPLDVPAAVPLRELLGVLGAAEWRRTGIAVPALDARIHPHHGVFAPLRPEYVDLVAEAPLPGTELAFDIGTGVLAAVLAHRGVERVVATDTSALAVACARENLTRLGFGARAEVVRTDLFPPGRATLVLANPPWLPGRPRTPLDHAVYDPGHRMLRGFLDRARRHLAPNGEAWLVLSDLAEHLGLRTREELLGWIEAAGLRVVTRTGTPARHPRALDPAAPLHRARAAEITSLWRLGHKQISPQ; this is translated from the coding sequence ATGGCTCATCTCGTCATGCCCGGCGAACCCGATCGCCGGTTGTTCTCGCCACACTCGCGCCAAGCGGTCCCCGCCGGCGACGGCCTGTCCGCCGACGCGGCCCGGCACGCGATGGCCGCCGGCGCCGCGCTGCTCTGGCGCGGCACCTACCCGGCCGCGCGGCAGCTGCTCGACGCCGTGCGGCGCAGGCTCCCGGCGCCCCCGCCGCCGGACGACTTCGCCCGCTACCGCGCCGGCCGCGCCCACCGGGCGAAGCTGCTTTCCCTGCTCCACGTCCCCCTCGAGCCGGGCCACGTCGTGCCGCTGCGCCGCGCCCCGGACGTCCGCGCGGCGTGCACCGCCGTCTACGGGCCCCTCGACGTCCCCGCGGCGGTGCCGTTGCGGGAGCTGCTCGGGGTCCTGGGTGCCGCCGAATGGCGCCGGACGGGCATCGCCGTCCCGGCACTGGACGCGCGGATCCACCCGCACCACGGCGTCTTCGCGCCCCTGCGCCCGGAGTACGTCGACCTGGTGGCGGAAGCGCCGTTGCCGGGCACGGAGCTGGCCTTCGACATCGGCACCGGCGTGCTGGCCGCCGTCCTCGCCCACCGCGGCGTCGAGCGGGTGGTGGCCACGGACACCTCGGCGCTCGCGGTCGCCTGCGCCCGGGAAAACCTGACCCGTCTGGGCTTCGGCGCCCGCGCGGAAGTGGTGCGGACGGACCTGTTCCCGCCCGGCCGCGCCACGCTGGTGCTGGCGAACCCGCCGTGGCTGCCGGGCCGCCCCCGCACCCCGCTCGACCACGCAGTCTACGACCCGGGCCACCGCATGCTGCGCGGCTTCCTCGACCGCGCCCGCCGCCACCTCGCCCCGAATGGCGAGGCGTGGCTGGTGCTGTCCGACCTGGCCGAGCACCTGGGCCTGCGAACGCGCGAGGAGCTGCTCGGCTGGATCGAGGCGGCAGGCCTGCGGGTGGTGACGCGGACGGGGACGCCGGCCCGGCACCCGCGCGCGCTCGACCCGGCGGCCCCCCTGCACCGGGCCCGGGCCGCGGAGATCACGTCCCTCTGGCGGCTCGGCCACAAGCAAATCAGTCCACAGTAG
- a CDS encoding rhomboid family intramembrane serine protease, translating to MSTTSEGPARSEAEAMIAEAKKALWVMVGLLAVLWAVQIFNSLGDYDLSQEFGIEARDPASLPEIFSAPFMHSSWGHIEGNSGPLFVFGFLAAYRGVKKWLGVSVLIIVASGLGVWFTSPSDSITVGASGLVFGYFGYIIVRGLFDRHPIDIVIGLVMALCFAYQFTSLLPTDERVSWQGHLFGFAGGIIGGWLFRDKRPKAVAAPDPATALLPKDLS from the coding sequence ATGAGCACGACCAGCGAGGGCCCGGCCCGCAGCGAAGCCGAGGCGATGATCGCCGAAGCCAAGAAAGCCCTGTGGGTGATGGTGGGCCTGCTCGCCGTGCTGTGGGCGGTGCAGATCTTCAACTCGCTCGGCGACTACGACCTGAGCCAGGAGTTCGGCATCGAGGCGCGCGACCCGGCGTCGCTGCCCGAGATCTTCAGCGCGCCGTTCATGCACTCCAGCTGGGGCCACATCGAAGGCAACTCGGGCCCGCTGTTCGTGTTCGGCTTCCTCGCCGCCTACCGCGGGGTGAAGAAGTGGCTCGGCGTGAGCGTGCTGATCATCGTCGCGAGCGGCCTCGGCGTCTGGTTCACCTCGCCGTCGGACTCGATCACGGTCGGCGCCAGCGGCCTGGTGTTCGGCTACTTCGGCTACATCATCGTGCGCGGCCTGTTCGACCGGCACCCGATCGACATCGTGATCGGGCTCGTGATGGCGTTGTGCTTCGCCTACCAGTTCACGTCGCTGCTGCCCACCGACGAGCGGGTCAGCTGGCAGGGCCACCTGTTCGGGTTCGCCGGCGGCATCATCGGCGGCTGGCTGTTCCGCGACAAGCGGCCCAAGGCGGTCGCCGCCCCCGACCCGGCGACCGCCCTGCTCCCCAAGGACCTCAGCTAG
- a CDS encoding triacylglycerol lipase yields MRITAWWRGISPRRRLMLSSVAVVVVAVVVVAAIATSGTRTAPEAGTPDQAKPGPVLLVPGYGGGQGALDELAARIRQTTGRSTEVLTLAGDGTGDLAEQAGVLAEAVERAYAQGAPSVDVVGYSAGGVVARLWVSREGGDHQARRVVTLGAPMHGTGLAAAGGALVPGGCPTACVQLAPGSALLQELAKEPIPATLPWLSLWTEQDETVTPPESARVDGAVNVALQQVCPGNGATHGDLPTDPAVTEIVLQALGTTPLEAPTDCLSS; encoded by the coding sequence GTGCGGATCACGGCTTGGTGGCGCGGCATCAGCCCGCGGCGACGTCTGATGCTCAGCAGCGTCGCCGTCGTCGTGGTGGCCGTCGTCGTGGTGGCCGCCATCGCCACCTCCGGCACCAGGACCGCGCCGGAGGCCGGAACCCCCGACCAGGCCAAGCCCGGCCCGGTGCTGCTCGTCCCCGGCTACGGCGGCGGCCAGGGCGCGCTGGACGAGCTCGCCGCGCGGATCCGGCAGACGACCGGCCGCAGCACCGAGGTGCTCACCCTGGCCGGCGACGGCACCGGTGACCTGGCCGAGCAAGCCGGCGTCCTGGCCGAAGCCGTCGAACGGGCGTACGCGCAGGGAGCGCCTTCGGTCGACGTCGTCGGGTACTCCGCGGGCGGGGTCGTGGCCCGGCTGTGGGTCAGCCGCGAAGGCGGCGACCACCAGGCCCGCCGGGTCGTCACGCTCGGCGCGCCGATGCACGGCACCGGTCTCGCCGCGGCGGGCGGCGCGCTCGTCCCCGGCGGCTGCCCCACGGCGTGCGTCCAGCTGGCACCGGGCAGCGCCCTGCTGCAGGAGCTCGCGAAGGAGCCGATCCCGGCGACCCTGCCGTGGCTTTCGCTCTGGACCGAGCAGGACGAGACGGTCACCCCGCCGGAGTCCGCCCGGGTCGACGGCGCCGTCAACGTCGCCCTCCAGCAGGTCTGCCCGGGCAACGGCGCCACGCACGGCGACCTGCCCACCGACCCCGCCGTCACCGAAATCGTCCTGCAGGCCCTCGGCACCACGCCGCTCGAAGCGCCCACGGACTGCCTCAGCTCGTGA
- a CDS encoding serine protease: MAIKVLRPAALAAAAVLVLGTGLAVGADTTADDAYAAGSPAPAGTTVSAVPAKTVSPVGALFANGSHFCSASVVHSDSGDLVLTAAHCVQDGMSFAPGYAGGAAPLGMWPVTKVTVAAGWTSSADPDLDFAFLTVAQPGNPASLESLTGANALGVNRGFDHRITLTGYPDTADSAVVCDGTSTRSDTYQLRIACPGFPDGTSGGPWVTGGEVVGVIGGYQLGGDTPDVSYSAYFDDDIAKLYATATG, from the coding sequence GTGGCGATCAAGGTTCTCCGGCCGGCCGCGCTGGCCGCGGCGGCGGTGCTGGTGCTGGGCACCGGCCTGGCCGTCGGCGCGGACACGACCGCCGACGACGCCTACGCCGCGGGCTCACCCGCGCCCGCCGGAACCACCGTTTCGGCGGTACCGGCGAAAACCGTTTCCCCGGTCGGCGCATTGTTCGCGAACGGCAGCCATTTCTGCTCGGCGAGCGTCGTCCACTCCGATTCCGGGGATCTGGTGCTGACGGCCGCGCACTGCGTCCAGGACGGAATGTCGTTCGCCCCCGGTTACGCCGGTGGTGCGGCGCCGCTGGGAATGTGGCCGGTCACGAAGGTCACCGTCGCGGCCGGCTGGACTTCGTCGGCCGACCCGGATCTCGATTTCGCGTTTCTCACCGTTGCGCAGCCCGGGAACCCGGCTTCCCTGGAAAGCCTCACCGGCGCGAACGCGCTCGGCGTGAATCGCGGGTTCGACCACCGGATCACCCTCACGGGCTACCCCGACACGGCCGATTCCGCGGTCGTTTGCGACGGCACGAGCACCCGCTCGGACACCTACCAGCTGCGGATCGCCTGCCCCGGTTTCCCCGACGGGACCAGCGGCGGGCCGTGGGTGACCGGCGGCGAGGTCGTCGGCGTCATCGGCGGTTACCAGCTGGGCGGCGACACCCCGGACGTCTCCTACAGCGCGTACTTCGACGACGACATCGCGAAGCTCTACGCCACGGCCACGGGCTGA
- a CDS encoding TetR/AcrR family transcriptional regulator has product MPETALPGRRGQAARNDVVILDAARQVFLVDPKAPISHVAERAGVGISALYRRYPSKEVLLCRLCHDGLRTYIREAEAAAGEPDGWAALTGFLGRVVDADVHSLTVHLAGTFTPTPDMGADAQRANQLTRDLVERARESGRLRHDAVAEDLGMVLECCAAIRVDDHERTTQLRRRYLAMLVEGLAAGGPDLPGPPPRPGEMNGRWRPS; this is encoded by the coding sequence ATGCCCGAGACAGCCCTGCCCGGCCGCCGCGGCCAGGCCGCCCGCAACGACGTCGTCATCCTCGATGCCGCCCGCCAGGTCTTCCTCGTCGACCCGAAGGCGCCGATCTCGCACGTGGCCGAGCGCGCCGGCGTCGGCATCAGCGCGCTCTACCGGCGGTACCCGAGCAAGGAGGTGCTGCTCTGCCGGCTATGCCACGACGGCCTCCGCACCTACATCCGCGAAGCCGAAGCCGCCGCCGGGGAGCCCGACGGCTGGGCCGCGCTGACCGGTTTCCTCGGCCGGGTCGTGGACGCCGACGTGCACTCGCTGACCGTGCACCTCGCCGGCACCTTCACCCCCACGCCCGACATGGGCGCGGACGCCCAGCGCGCGAACCAGCTGACGAGGGACCTGGTCGAGCGGGCGCGCGAGAGCGGGCGCCTGCGCCACGACGCCGTCGCCGAAGACCTCGGCATGGTCCTCGAGTGCTGCGCCGCCATCCGCGTCGACGACCACGAGCGCACCACGCAGCTGCGGCGGCGCTACCTCGCGATGCTCGTCGAAGGACTGGCGGCCGGCGGCCCGGATCTGCCGGGCCCGCCGCCCCGTCCGGGTGAGATGAACGGCCGCTGGCGTCCCTCCTGA